TTTGTTCATCAGGGCCCGCCCTACGGGGCTCACGGAAGAAATAAGCCCCTTTTCCGGGTCGGATTCTTCCGAGCTGACAATGGAGTAGACGAACTCCTTGTTGTGGGTGATATCCATGATGGTCACGGTCGTTCCCACCGAAACGTGCGAATTGTCCAAGCTGGCCGAATCGATGATTTTGGCGCGTGAAAGCTGGTACTCCATGACTTGGATCTTGCCTTCGAGTTTGGCCTGATCGTCTTTGGCCGCGGCATATTCGGCATTTTCGCTGAGATCGCCGAAAGAACGAGCTTCTTCAATTCTGCGGGCGATTTTATAACGTTCTTCGCTTCTGAGCTGTTTTAATTCAGTGCTCAGTTTGTCATAGCCTTCCTGAGTCATTAAAACAGTATCGTCGTTGTGTTTGTGTTCAGCCACTTTTATACCTCCAGTTGGGGAAAGAAAGATTGAGATGCAAAGATGCCTTATAAAACGCTATTTTAGCAGAATTGTTCTTTCATTGCGAGAGTCATCGCAAAAATCATAGACAAGGAATGTTGAAATGAAAAATAATTCGAAAAGTGCAATATCAACGCAGCCCGCAACGGTGTCACCCCAGAGAAAGGGCAAAGGCGGCATGCGCAGCCGACGTACGATCGGCGAAAAAGGAACGACAGTGAACGTCTCACGCGCCGCCTATGCCCACAGAAGAAAAATCGCCTCTGCGCCGGCTGAAACGCTGAAGTTTATTCCCTTGGGCGGGCTGGGGGAAATCGGCAAGAATATGTACGCCATAGAATACGAAAATGACATTGTGGTGATCGATGCCGGCCTGATGTTTCCCGATGAGGAGATGCTGGGCATCGACTTTGTCATTCCCGATATCTCCTATCTTGAAGAGAATCGAAAAAAAATCCGCGGCATCCTGATCACCCATGGCCATGAGGACCATATCGGCGCGCTGCCGTTCGTGCTGCCCAAACTCGACGTTCCCGTGTACAGCGCCAAACTTACTCTGGGGATGATCGAGGGGAAGATGTTGGAGGCCGCGCCGAGATACAAGCCGCGGTTGATGGAGGTCAAAGCGGGAGAAACGATCTCTCTTGGCGTCTTCAAGGTCACGTTCATTTCCGTCTGTCACTCGATCCCCGACGCTTTGGGGATTGCCGTCGAGACGCCCCTCGGCATCGTGCTTCATACGGGAGATTTCAAGTTCGATCCCACGCCCGTCGACGAGCATGTCACCGATTACGCCGCTTTCGCCGAGCTGGGGCGGAAGGGCGTGCTGCTCATGGCTTCCGACTCCACGAACGCCGAACGCGAGGGGTTTACAAAATCCGAAAAGTCGTTGAGTGGAGCCAT
The sequence above is a segment of the Pyramidobacter piscolens W5455 genome. Coding sequences within it:
- the greA gene encoding transcription elongation factor GreA, whose translation is MAEHKHNDDTVLMTQEGYDKLSTELKQLRSEERYKIARRIEEARSFGDLSENAEYAAAKDDQAKLEGKIQVMEYQLSRAKIIDSASLDNSHVSVGTTVTIMDITHNKEFVYSIVSSEESDPEKGLISSVSPVGRALMNKRVGDEVPVKVPMGIRKLRIRKIRVK